A region of Mustela lutreola isolate mMusLut2 chromosome 17, mMusLut2.pri, whole genome shotgun sequence DNA encodes the following proteins:
- the FLYWCH1 gene encoding FLYWCH-type zinc finger-containing protein 1 isoform X2, with protein MDFASFLRTDPWTARFLSREEEEDDESSTCWVLSVAAGTGHHPRMPLPEPSEQEGESVKAGQEPSPESPEPGTNVVPVAPTKPQEFSELVLLTASTESVDGVDSQPEGRHCVLSLEMSSPDALARTPQILSVEEQVGAVRPTPQAFEQKHNKSDTAPKPLEFLRTPFGGRLLVLECFLYKQEKAVGDKVYWKCREHWELGCRGRAITRGLRATVMRGHCHPPDEEGLEARRRRQKLPGPALPEGLGGPDGPGGQPEEPLKGVGPWLCPQEPERTPGLVLSKPAAVEEGLRAMSLLSLPPKKRPTLGIGEARPLEFLRTCYGGSFLVHQSFLYKREKAVGDKVYWTCRDHALHSCRSRAITQGQRVTVMRGHCHPPDMEGLEARRQQEKAIEMLQTRPGGPGGQADKLLRGVDSLLPRRGPGTLTVAKARPRKRTKVLPAPPQDPQGSPAEDQDEDPGGPEFLRTPLGGSFLVYESFLYRREKAAGQKVYWTCRDQARMGCRSRAITQGRRVTVMRGHCHPPDLGGLEALRQREKRPGMAQRGSPGGPEFLRTPLGGSFLVYESFLYRREKAAGEKVYWTCRDQARMGCRSRAITQGQRVMVMRRHCHPPDLGGLEALRQREQIPSPAQREGSGPLQPLEFLRTSLGGRFLVYESFLYRKEKAAGEKVYWMCRDQARLGCRSRAITQGQLVTVMRSHCHPPDLAGLEALRQREQLPSVAPQTDPGKMELPLAAPPCVQPGSPESPETHGRVKPEIGSTKQDGELTDIGCHPTPAHPVTGRNPETSGDLV; from the exons ATGGATTTTGCCTCCTTCCTTAGGACGGACCCCTGGACTGCCAGGttcctgagcagggaggaggaggaggacgacgaGAGCTCCACCTGCTGGGTCCTGAGCGTGGCCGCAGGGACGGGCCATCATCCCAGAATGCCCCTGCCGGAGCCCAGCGAGCAGGAGGGCGAGAGTGTGAAGGCTGGCCAGGAGCCGTCCCCGGAGTCCCCTGAGCCAGGCACCAATGTTGTCCCTGTAGCGCCCACGAAGCCCCAAGAATTCTCCGAACTGGTCCTGCTGACGGCCTCCACCGAGAGCGTGGATGGGGTGGACTCCCAGCCCGAAGGAAGGCACTGTGTCCTGTCCTTGGAGATGTCCAGTCCTGACGCACTGGCCAGGACCCCCCAGATCCTGTCAGTGGAGGAGCAAGTGGGGGCAGTCCGGCCAACCCCCCAGGCCTTTGAGCAGAAGCACAACAAGTCAGACACAG CCCCCAAGCCCCTGGAGTTCCTGAGGACCCCTTTCGGGGGCCGCCTTCTGGTGCTCGAGTGCTTCCTGTACAAGCAGGAGAAGGCAGTGGGGGACAAGGTGTACTGGAAATGCCGTGAACACTGGGAGCTGGGCTGCCGGGGCCGGGCCATCACCCGAGGCCTGAGGGCCACGGTGATGCGGGGCCACTGCCACCCGCCCGATGAGGAGGGCCTGGAGGCGCGGCGCCGAAGACAGAAGCTGCCCGGCCCAGCCCTGCCTGAAGGCTTGGGGGGTCCAGATGGCCCTGGGGGCCAACCAGAGGAGCCGCTGAAAGGGGTGGGCCCCTGGCTGTGCCCTCAGGAGCCAGAGCGCACCCCTGGGTTGGTGCTGAGCAAGCCGGCTGCAGTAGAGGAGGGGCTGCGAGCCATGTCGCTGCTGAGCTTGCCCCCCAAGAAACGCCCGACTCTGGGGATCG GAGAAGCCCGGCCCCTGGAGTTCCTGAGGACATGCTATGGTGGCAGCTTCCTGGTGCACCAGTCCTTCCTCTACAAGCGGGAGAAGGCCGTGGGAGACAAGGTCTACTGGACGTGCCGGGACCATGCGCTTCACAGCTGCCGCAGCCGGGCCATCACCCAGGGCCAGCGGGTGACCGTCATGCGGGGCCACTGCCACCCGCCCGACATGGAGGGCCTGGAGGCCCGGCGACAGCAGGAGAAGGCCATTGAGATGCTGCAGACCCGGCCTGGGGGACCTGGAGGCCAAGCGGACAAGCTGCTCCGAGGCGTGGACAGCCTGCTCCCCCGCAGGGGGCCTGGGACCCTGACTGTCGCCAAAGCCCGGCCCAGGAAGCGCACAAAAGTCCTTCCAGCCCCGCCCCAGGACCCGCAGGGATCCCCTGCTGAGGACCAGGACGAGGACCCAG GAGGCCCTGAGTTCCTGAGGACCCCTCTGGGTGGCAGCTTCCTGGTGTACGAGTCCTTCCTGTACCGGCGAGAGAAGGCGGCAGGGCAGAAGGTCTACTGGACGTGCCGGGACCAGGCCCGCATGGGCTGCCGCAGCCGGGCCATCACCCAGGGCCGGAGGGTGACCGTGATGCGTGGCCACTGCCACCCGCCCGACCTGGGGGGCCTGGAAGCCCTGAGGCAGCGGGAGAAACGCCCTGGTATGGCTCAGCGGGGGAGCCCAG GAGGCCCTGAGTTCCTGAGGACCCCTCTGGGCGGCAGCTTCCTGGTGTACGAGTCCTTCCTGTACCGGCGGGAGAAGGCGGCGGGCGAGAAGGTCTACTGGACGTGCCGGGACCAGGCCCGCATGGGCTGTCGCAGTCGGGCCATCACGCAGGGCCAGCGGGTGATGGTGATGCGCAGACACTGTCACCCACCCGACCTGGGGGGCCTGGAGGCCCTGAGGCAGCGGGAGCAGATCCCCAGCCCGGCGCAGAGGGAAGGCTCAg GACCCCTCCAGCCTCTGGAGTTCCTGAGGACGTCCCTCGGGGGCAGGTTCCTGGTGTACGAGTCCTTCCTCTACAGGAAGGAGAAGGCGGCGGGGGAGAAGGTCTACTGGATGTGCCGGGACCAGGCCCGGCTGGGCTGCCGCAGCCGGGCCATCACGCAGGGTCAGCTGGTGACTGTGATGCGCAGCCACTGCCACCCGCCCGACCTGGCGGGCCTGGAGGCCCTGAGGCAGCGGGAGCAGCTCCCCAGCGTGGCCCCACAGACAGACCCAG
- the FLYWCH1 gene encoding FLYWCH-type zinc finger-containing protein 1 isoform X3: MDFASFLRTDPWTARFLSREEEEDDESSTCWVLSVAAGTGHHPRMPLPEPSEQEGESVKAGQEPSPESPEPGTNVVPVAPTKPQEFSELVLLTASTESVDGVDSQPEGRHCVLSLEMSSPDALARTPQILSVEEQVGAVRPTPQAFEQKHNKSDTAPKPLEFLRTPFGGRLLVLECFLYKQEKAVGDKVYWKCREHWELGCRGRAITRGLRATVMRGHCHPPDEEGLEARRRRQKLPGPALPEGLGGPDGPGGQPEEPLKGVGPWLCPQEPERTPGLVLSKPAAVEEGLRAMSLLSLPPKKRPTLGIGEARPLEFLRTCYGGSFLVHQSFLYKREKAVGDKVYWTCRDHALHSCRSRAITQGQRVTVMRGHCHPPDMEGLEARRQQEKAIEMLQTRPGGPGGQADKLLRGVDSLLPRRGPGTLTVAKARPRKRTKVLPAPPQDPQGSPAEDQDEDPGGPEFLRTPLGGSFLVYESFLYRREKAAGQKVYWTCRDQARMGCRSRAITQGRRVTVMRGHCHPPDLGGLEALRQREKRPGGPEFLRTPLGGSFLVYESFLYRREKAAGEKVYWTCRDQARMGCRSRAITQGQRVMVMRRHCHPPDLGGLEALRQREQIPSPAQREGSGAGPLQPLEFLRTSLGGRFLVYESFLYRKEKAAGEKVYWMCRDQARLGCRSRAITQGQLVTVMRSHCHPPDLAGLEALRQREQLPSVAPQTDPGKMELPLAAPPCVQPGSPESPETHGRVKPEIGSTKQDGELTDIGCHPTPAHPVTGRNPETSGDLV, encoded by the exons ATGGATTTTGCCTCCTTCCTTAGGACGGACCCCTGGACTGCCAGGttcctgagcagggaggaggaggaggacgacgaGAGCTCCACCTGCTGGGTCCTGAGCGTGGCCGCAGGGACGGGCCATCATCCCAGAATGCCCCTGCCGGAGCCCAGCGAGCAGGAGGGCGAGAGTGTGAAGGCTGGCCAGGAGCCGTCCCCGGAGTCCCCTGAGCCAGGCACCAATGTTGTCCCTGTAGCGCCCACGAAGCCCCAAGAATTCTCCGAACTGGTCCTGCTGACGGCCTCCACCGAGAGCGTGGATGGGGTGGACTCCCAGCCCGAAGGAAGGCACTGTGTCCTGTCCTTGGAGATGTCCAGTCCTGACGCACTGGCCAGGACCCCCCAGATCCTGTCAGTGGAGGAGCAAGTGGGGGCAGTCCGGCCAACCCCCCAGGCCTTTGAGCAGAAGCACAACAAGTCAGACACAG CCCCCAAGCCCCTGGAGTTCCTGAGGACCCCTTTCGGGGGCCGCCTTCTGGTGCTCGAGTGCTTCCTGTACAAGCAGGAGAAGGCAGTGGGGGACAAGGTGTACTGGAAATGCCGTGAACACTGGGAGCTGGGCTGCCGGGGCCGGGCCATCACCCGAGGCCTGAGGGCCACGGTGATGCGGGGCCACTGCCACCCGCCCGATGAGGAGGGCCTGGAGGCGCGGCGCCGAAGACAGAAGCTGCCCGGCCCAGCCCTGCCTGAAGGCTTGGGGGGTCCAGATGGCCCTGGGGGCCAACCAGAGGAGCCGCTGAAAGGGGTGGGCCCCTGGCTGTGCCCTCAGGAGCCAGAGCGCACCCCTGGGTTGGTGCTGAGCAAGCCGGCTGCAGTAGAGGAGGGGCTGCGAGCCATGTCGCTGCTGAGCTTGCCCCCCAAGAAACGCCCGACTCTGGGGATCG GAGAAGCCCGGCCCCTGGAGTTCCTGAGGACATGCTATGGTGGCAGCTTCCTGGTGCACCAGTCCTTCCTCTACAAGCGGGAGAAGGCCGTGGGAGACAAGGTCTACTGGACGTGCCGGGACCATGCGCTTCACAGCTGCCGCAGCCGGGCCATCACCCAGGGCCAGCGGGTGACCGTCATGCGGGGCCACTGCCACCCGCCCGACATGGAGGGCCTGGAGGCCCGGCGACAGCAGGAGAAGGCCATTGAGATGCTGCAGACCCGGCCTGGGGGACCTGGAGGCCAAGCGGACAAGCTGCTCCGAGGCGTGGACAGCCTGCTCCCCCGCAGGGGGCCTGGGACCCTGACTGTCGCCAAAGCCCGGCCCAGGAAGCGCACAAAAGTCCTTCCAGCCCCGCCCCAGGACCCGCAGGGATCCCCTGCTGAGGACCAGGACGAGGACCCAG GAGGCCCTGAGTTCCTGAGGACCCCTCTGGGTGGCAGCTTCCTGGTGTACGAGTCCTTCCTGTACCGGCGAGAGAAGGCGGCAGGGCAGAAGGTCTACTGGACGTGCCGGGACCAGGCCCGCATGGGCTGCCGCAGCCGGGCCATCACCCAGGGCCGGAGGGTGACCGTGATGCGTGGCCACTGCCACCCGCCCGACCTGGGGGGCCTGGAAGCCCTGAGGCAGCGGGAGAAACGCCCTG GAGGCCCTGAGTTCCTGAGGACCCCTCTGGGCGGCAGCTTCCTGGTGTACGAGTCCTTCCTGTACCGGCGGGAGAAGGCGGCGGGCGAGAAGGTCTACTGGACGTGCCGGGACCAGGCCCGCATGGGCTGTCGCAGTCGGGCCATCACGCAGGGCCAGCGGGTGATGGTGATGCGCAGACACTGTCACCCACCCGACCTGGGGGGCCTGGAGGCCCTGAGGCAGCGGGAGCAGATCCCCAGCCCGGCGCAGAGGGAAGGCTCAggtgcgg GACCCCTCCAGCCTCTGGAGTTCCTGAGGACGTCCCTCGGGGGCAGGTTCCTGGTGTACGAGTCCTTCCTCTACAGGAAGGAGAAGGCGGCGGGGGAGAAGGTCTACTGGATGTGCCGGGACCAGGCCCGGCTGGGCTGCCGCAGCCGGGCCATCACGCAGGGTCAGCTGGTGACTGTGATGCGCAGCCACTGCCACCCGCCCGACCTGGCGGGCCTGGAGGCCCTGAGGCAGCGGGAGCAGCTCCCCAGCGTGGCCCCACAGACAGACCCAG
- the FLYWCH1 gene encoding FLYWCH-type zinc finger-containing protein 1 isoform X1, protein MDFASFLRTDPWTARFLSREEEEDDESSTCWVLSVAAGTGHHPRMPLPEPSEQEGESVKAGQEPSPESPEPGTNVVPVAPTKPQEFSELVLLTASTESVDGVDSQPEGRHCVLSLEMSSPDALARTPQILSVEEQVGAVRPTPQAFEQKHNKSDTAPKPLEFLRTPFGGRLLVLECFLYKQEKAVGDKVYWKCREHWELGCRGRAITRGLRATVMRGHCHPPDEEGLEARRRRQKLPGPALPEGLGGPDGPGGQPEEPLKGVGPWLCPQEPERTPGLVLSKPAAVEEGLRAMSLLSLPPKKRPTLGIGEARPLEFLRTCYGGSFLVHQSFLYKREKAVGDKVYWTCRDHALHSCRSRAITQGQRVTVMRGHCHPPDMEGLEARRQQEKAIEMLQTRPGGPGGQADKLLRGVDSLLPRRGPGTLTVAKARPRKRTKVLPAPPQDPQGSPAEDQDEDPGGPEFLRTPLGGSFLVYESFLYRREKAAGQKVYWTCRDQARMGCRSRAITQGRRVTVMRGHCHPPDLGGLEALRQREKRPGMAQRGSPGGPEFLRTPLGGSFLVYESFLYRREKAAGEKVYWTCRDQARMGCRSRAITQGQRVMVMRRHCHPPDLGGLEALRQREQIPSPAQREGSGAGPLQPLEFLRTSLGGRFLVYESFLYRKEKAAGEKVYWMCRDQARLGCRSRAITQGQLVTVMRSHCHPPDLAGLEALRQREQLPSVAPQTDPGKMELPLAAPPCVQPGSPESPETHGRVKPEIGSTKQDGELTDIGCHPTPAHPVTGRNPETSGDLV, encoded by the exons ATGGATTTTGCCTCCTTCCTTAGGACGGACCCCTGGACTGCCAGGttcctgagcagggaggaggaggaggacgacgaGAGCTCCACCTGCTGGGTCCTGAGCGTGGCCGCAGGGACGGGCCATCATCCCAGAATGCCCCTGCCGGAGCCCAGCGAGCAGGAGGGCGAGAGTGTGAAGGCTGGCCAGGAGCCGTCCCCGGAGTCCCCTGAGCCAGGCACCAATGTTGTCCCTGTAGCGCCCACGAAGCCCCAAGAATTCTCCGAACTGGTCCTGCTGACGGCCTCCACCGAGAGCGTGGATGGGGTGGACTCCCAGCCCGAAGGAAGGCACTGTGTCCTGTCCTTGGAGATGTCCAGTCCTGACGCACTGGCCAGGACCCCCCAGATCCTGTCAGTGGAGGAGCAAGTGGGGGCAGTCCGGCCAACCCCCCAGGCCTTTGAGCAGAAGCACAACAAGTCAGACACAG CCCCCAAGCCCCTGGAGTTCCTGAGGACCCCTTTCGGGGGCCGCCTTCTGGTGCTCGAGTGCTTCCTGTACAAGCAGGAGAAGGCAGTGGGGGACAAGGTGTACTGGAAATGCCGTGAACACTGGGAGCTGGGCTGCCGGGGCCGGGCCATCACCCGAGGCCTGAGGGCCACGGTGATGCGGGGCCACTGCCACCCGCCCGATGAGGAGGGCCTGGAGGCGCGGCGCCGAAGACAGAAGCTGCCCGGCCCAGCCCTGCCTGAAGGCTTGGGGGGTCCAGATGGCCCTGGGGGCCAACCAGAGGAGCCGCTGAAAGGGGTGGGCCCCTGGCTGTGCCCTCAGGAGCCAGAGCGCACCCCTGGGTTGGTGCTGAGCAAGCCGGCTGCAGTAGAGGAGGGGCTGCGAGCCATGTCGCTGCTGAGCTTGCCCCCCAAGAAACGCCCGACTCTGGGGATCG GAGAAGCCCGGCCCCTGGAGTTCCTGAGGACATGCTATGGTGGCAGCTTCCTGGTGCACCAGTCCTTCCTCTACAAGCGGGAGAAGGCCGTGGGAGACAAGGTCTACTGGACGTGCCGGGACCATGCGCTTCACAGCTGCCGCAGCCGGGCCATCACCCAGGGCCAGCGGGTGACCGTCATGCGGGGCCACTGCCACCCGCCCGACATGGAGGGCCTGGAGGCCCGGCGACAGCAGGAGAAGGCCATTGAGATGCTGCAGACCCGGCCTGGGGGACCTGGAGGCCAAGCGGACAAGCTGCTCCGAGGCGTGGACAGCCTGCTCCCCCGCAGGGGGCCTGGGACCCTGACTGTCGCCAAAGCCCGGCCCAGGAAGCGCACAAAAGTCCTTCCAGCCCCGCCCCAGGACCCGCAGGGATCCCCTGCTGAGGACCAGGACGAGGACCCAG GAGGCCCTGAGTTCCTGAGGACCCCTCTGGGTGGCAGCTTCCTGGTGTACGAGTCCTTCCTGTACCGGCGAGAGAAGGCGGCAGGGCAGAAGGTCTACTGGACGTGCCGGGACCAGGCCCGCATGGGCTGCCGCAGCCGGGCCATCACCCAGGGCCGGAGGGTGACCGTGATGCGTGGCCACTGCCACCCGCCCGACCTGGGGGGCCTGGAAGCCCTGAGGCAGCGGGAGAAACGCCCTGGTATGGCTCAGCGGGGGAGCCCAG GAGGCCCTGAGTTCCTGAGGACCCCTCTGGGCGGCAGCTTCCTGGTGTACGAGTCCTTCCTGTACCGGCGGGAGAAGGCGGCGGGCGAGAAGGTCTACTGGACGTGCCGGGACCAGGCCCGCATGGGCTGTCGCAGTCGGGCCATCACGCAGGGCCAGCGGGTGATGGTGATGCGCAGACACTGTCACCCACCCGACCTGGGGGGCCTGGAGGCCCTGAGGCAGCGGGAGCAGATCCCCAGCCCGGCGCAGAGGGAAGGCTCAggtgcgg GACCCCTCCAGCCTCTGGAGTTCCTGAGGACGTCCCTCGGGGGCAGGTTCCTGGTGTACGAGTCCTTCCTCTACAGGAAGGAGAAGGCGGCGGGGGAGAAGGTCTACTGGATGTGCCGGGACCAGGCCCGGCTGGGCTGCCGCAGCCGGGCCATCACGCAGGGTCAGCTGGTGACTGTGATGCGCAGCCACTGCCACCCGCCCGACCTGGCGGGCCTGGAGGCCCTGAGGCAGCGGGAGCAGCTCCCCAGCGTGGCCCCACAGACAGACCCAG
- the FLYWCH1 gene encoding FLYWCH-type zinc finger-containing protein 1 isoform X5 translates to MSSPDALARTPQILSVEEQVGAVRPTPQAFEQKHNKSDTAPKPLEFLRTPFGGRLLVLECFLYKQEKAVGDKVYWKCREHWELGCRGRAITRGLRATVMRGHCHPPDEEGLEARRRRQKLPGPALPEGLGGPDGPGGQPEEPLKGVGPWLCPQEPERTPGLVLSKPAAVEEGLRAMSLLSLPPKKRPTLGIGEARPLEFLRTCYGGSFLVHQSFLYKREKAVGDKVYWTCRDHALHSCRSRAITQGQRVTVMRGHCHPPDMEGLEARRQQEKAIEMLQTRPGGPGGQADKLLRGVDSLLPRRGPGTLTVAKARPRKRTKVLPAPPQDPQGSPAEDQDEDPGGPEFLRTPLGGSFLVYESFLYRREKAAGQKVYWTCRDQARMGCRSRAITQGRRVTVMRGHCHPPDLGGLEALRQREKRPGMAQRGSPGGPEFLRTPLGGSFLVYESFLYRREKAAGEKVYWTCRDQARMGCRSRAITQGQRVMVMRRHCHPPDLGGLEALRQREQIPSPAQREGSGAGPLQPLEFLRTSLGGRFLVYESFLYRKEKAAGEKVYWMCRDQARLGCRSRAITQGQLVTVMRSHCHPPDLAGLEALRQREQLPSVAPQTDPGKMELPLAAPPCVQPGSPESPETHGRVKPEIGSTKQDGELTDIGCHPTPAHPVTGRNPETSGDLV, encoded by the exons ATGTCCAGTCCTGACGCACTGGCCAGGACCCCCCAGATCCTGTCAGTGGAGGAGCAAGTGGGGGCAGTCCGGCCAACCCCCCAGGCCTTTGAGCAGAAGCACAACAAGTCAGACACAG CCCCCAAGCCCCTGGAGTTCCTGAGGACCCCTTTCGGGGGCCGCCTTCTGGTGCTCGAGTGCTTCCTGTACAAGCAGGAGAAGGCAGTGGGGGACAAGGTGTACTGGAAATGCCGTGAACACTGGGAGCTGGGCTGCCGGGGCCGGGCCATCACCCGAGGCCTGAGGGCCACGGTGATGCGGGGCCACTGCCACCCGCCCGATGAGGAGGGCCTGGAGGCGCGGCGCCGAAGACAGAAGCTGCCCGGCCCAGCCCTGCCTGAAGGCTTGGGGGGTCCAGATGGCCCTGGGGGCCAACCAGAGGAGCCGCTGAAAGGGGTGGGCCCCTGGCTGTGCCCTCAGGAGCCAGAGCGCACCCCTGGGTTGGTGCTGAGCAAGCCGGCTGCAGTAGAGGAGGGGCTGCGAGCCATGTCGCTGCTGAGCTTGCCCCCCAAGAAACGCCCGACTCTGGGGATCG GAGAAGCCCGGCCCCTGGAGTTCCTGAGGACATGCTATGGTGGCAGCTTCCTGGTGCACCAGTCCTTCCTCTACAAGCGGGAGAAGGCCGTGGGAGACAAGGTCTACTGGACGTGCCGGGACCATGCGCTTCACAGCTGCCGCAGCCGGGCCATCACCCAGGGCCAGCGGGTGACCGTCATGCGGGGCCACTGCCACCCGCCCGACATGGAGGGCCTGGAGGCCCGGCGACAGCAGGAGAAGGCCATTGAGATGCTGCAGACCCGGCCTGGGGGACCTGGAGGCCAAGCGGACAAGCTGCTCCGAGGCGTGGACAGCCTGCTCCCCCGCAGGGGGCCTGGGACCCTGACTGTCGCCAAAGCCCGGCCCAGGAAGCGCACAAAAGTCCTTCCAGCCCCGCCCCAGGACCCGCAGGGATCCCCTGCTGAGGACCAGGACGAGGACCCAG GAGGCCCTGAGTTCCTGAGGACCCCTCTGGGTGGCAGCTTCCTGGTGTACGAGTCCTTCCTGTACCGGCGAGAGAAGGCGGCAGGGCAGAAGGTCTACTGGACGTGCCGGGACCAGGCCCGCATGGGCTGCCGCAGCCGGGCCATCACCCAGGGCCGGAGGGTGACCGTGATGCGTGGCCACTGCCACCCGCCCGACCTGGGGGGCCTGGAAGCCCTGAGGCAGCGGGAGAAACGCCCTGGTATGGCTCAGCGGGGGAGCCCAG GAGGCCCTGAGTTCCTGAGGACCCCTCTGGGCGGCAGCTTCCTGGTGTACGAGTCCTTCCTGTACCGGCGGGAGAAGGCGGCGGGCGAGAAGGTCTACTGGACGTGCCGGGACCAGGCCCGCATGGGCTGTCGCAGTCGGGCCATCACGCAGGGCCAGCGGGTGATGGTGATGCGCAGACACTGTCACCCACCCGACCTGGGGGGCCTGGAGGCCCTGAGGCAGCGGGAGCAGATCCCCAGCCCGGCGCAGAGGGAAGGCTCAggtgcgg GACCCCTCCAGCCTCTGGAGTTCCTGAGGACGTCCCTCGGGGGCAGGTTCCTGGTGTACGAGTCCTTCCTCTACAGGAAGGAGAAGGCGGCGGGGGAGAAGGTCTACTGGATGTGCCGGGACCAGGCCCGGCTGGGCTGCCGCAGCCGGGCCATCACGCAGGGTCAGCTGGTGACTGTGATGCGCAGCCACTGCCACCCGCCCGACCTGGCGGGCCTGGAGGCCCTGAGGCAGCGGGAGCAGCTCCCCAGCGTGGCCCCACAGACAGACCCAG
- the FLYWCH1 gene encoding FLYWCH-type zinc finger-containing protein 1 isoform X4, with protein sequence MDFASFLRTDPWTARFLSREEEEDDESSTCWVLSVAAGTGHHPRMPLPEPSEQEGESVKAGQEPSPESPEPGTNVVPVAPTKPQEFSELVLLTASTESVDGVDSQPEGRHCVLSLEMSSPDALARTPQILSVEEQVGAVRPTPQAFEQKHNKSDTAPKPLEFLRTPFGGRLLVLECFLYKQEKAVGDKVYWKCREHWELGCRGRAITRGLRATVMRGHCHPPDEEGLEARRRRQKLPGPALPEGLGGPDGPGGQPEEPLKGVGPWLCPQEPERTPGLVLSKPAAVEEGLRAMSLLSLPPKKRPTLGIGEARPLEFLRTCYGGSFLVHQSFLYKREKAVGDKVYWTCRDHALHSCRSRAITQGQRVTVMRGHCHPPDMEGLEARRQQEKAIEMLQTRPGGPGGQADKLLRGVDSLLPRRGPGTLTVAKARPRKRTKVLPAPPQDPQGSPAEDQDEDPGGPEFLRTPLGGSFLVYESFLYRREKAAGQKVYWTCRDQARMGCRSRAITQGRRVTVMRGHCHPPDLGGLEALRQREKRPGMAQRGSPGGPEFLRTPLGGSFLVYESFLYRREKAAGEKVYWTCRDQARMGCRSRAITQGQRVMVMRRHCHPPDLGGLEALRQREQIPSPAQREGSGAGPLQPLEFLRTSLGGRFLVYESFLYRKEKAAGEKVYWMCRDQARLGCRSRAITQGQLVTVMRSHCHPPDLAGLEALRQREQLPSVAPQTDPGKMELPLAAPPCVQPGSPESPETHG encoded by the exons ATGGATTTTGCCTCCTTCCTTAGGACGGACCCCTGGACTGCCAGGttcctgagcagggaggaggaggaggacgacgaGAGCTCCACCTGCTGGGTCCTGAGCGTGGCCGCAGGGACGGGCCATCATCCCAGAATGCCCCTGCCGGAGCCCAGCGAGCAGGAGGGCGAGAGTGTGAAGGCTGGCCAGGAGCCGTCCCCGGAGTCCCCTGAGCCAGGCACCAATGTTGTCCCTGTAGCGCCCACGAAGCCCCAAGAATTCTCCGAACTGGTCCTGCTGACGGCCTCCACCGAGAGCGTGGATGGGGTGGACTCCCAGCCCGAAGGAAGGCACTGTGTCCTGTCCTTGGAGATGTCCAGTCCTGACGCACTGGCCAGGACCCCCCAGATCCTGTCAGTGGAGGAGCAAGTGGGGGCAGTCCGGCCAACCCCCCAGGCCTTTGAGCAGAAGCACAACAAGTCAGACACAG CCCCCAAGCCCCTGGAGTTCCTGAGGACCCCTTTCGGGGGCCGCCTTCTGGTGCTCGAGTGCTTCCTGTACAAGCAGGAGAAGGCAGTGGGGGACAAGGTGTACTGGAAATGCCGTGAACACTGGGAGCTGGGCTGCCGGGGCCGGGCCATCACCCGAGGCCTGAGGGCCACGGTGATGCGGGGCCACTGCCACCCGCCCGATGAGGAGGGCCTGGAGGCGCGGCGCCGAAGACAGAAGCTGCCCGGCCCAGCCCTGCCTGAAGGCTTGGGGGGTCCAGATGGCCCTGGGGGCCAACCAGAGGAGCCGCTGAAAGGGGTGGGCCCCTGGCTGTGCCCTCAGGAGCCAGAGCGCACCCCTGGGTTGGTGCTGAGCAAGCCGGCTGCAGTAGAGGAGGGGCTGCGAGCCATGTCGCTGCTGAGCTTGCCCCCCAAGAAACGCCCGACTCTGGGGATCG GAGAAGCCCGGCCCCTGGAGTTCCTGAGGACATGCTATGGTGGCAGCTTCCTGGTGCACCAGTCCTTCCTCTACAAGCGGGAGAAGGCCGTGGGAGACAAGGTCTACTGGACGTGCCGGGACCATGCGCTTCACAGCTGCCGCAGCCGGGCCATCACCCAGGGCCAGCGGGTGACCGTCATGCGGGGCCACTGCCACCCGCCCGACATGGAGGGCCTGGAGGCCCGGCGACAGCAGGAGAAGGCCATTGAGATGCTGCAGACCCGGCCTGGGGGACCTGGAGGCCAAGCGGACAAGCTGCTCCGAGGCGTGGACAGCCTGCTCCCCCGCAGGGGGCCTGGGACCCTGACTGTCGCCAAAGCCCGGCCCAGGAAGCGCACAAAAGTCCTTCCAGCCCCGCCCCAGGACCCGCAGGGATCCCCTGCTGAGGACCAGGACGAGGACCCAG GAGGCCCTGAGTTCCTGAGGACCCCTCTGGGTGGCAGCTTCCTGGTGTACGAGTCCTTCCTGTACCGGCGAGAGAAGGCGGCAGGGCAGAAGGTCTACTGGACGTGCCGGGACCAGGCCCGCATGGGCTGCCGCAGCCGGGCCATCACCCAGGGCCGGAGGGTGACCGTGATGCGTGGCCACTGCCACCCGCCCGACCTGGGGGGCCTGGAAGCCCTGAGGCAGCGGGAGAAACGCCCTGGTATGGCTCAGCGGGGGAGCCCAG GAGGCCCTGAGTTCCTGAGGACCCCTCTGGGCGGCAGCTTCCTGGTGTACGAGTCCTTCCTGTACCGGCGGGAGAAGGCGGCGGGCGAGAAGGTCTACTGGACGTGCCGGGACCAGGCCCGCATGGGCTGTCGCAGTCGGGCCATCACGCAGGGCCAGCGGGTGATGGTGATGCGCAGACACTGTCACCCACCCGACCTGGGGGGCCTGGAGGCCCTGAGGCAGCGGGAGCAGATCCCCAGCCCGGCGCAGAGGGAAGGCTCAggtgcgg GACCCCTCCAGCCTCTGGAGTTCCTGAGGACGTCCCTCGGGGGCAGGTTCCTGGTGTACGAGTCCTTCCTCTACAGGAAGGAGAAGGCGGCGGGGGAGAAGGTCTACTGGATGTGCCGGGACCAGGCCCGGCTGGGCTGCCGCAGCCGGGCCATCACGCAGGGTCAGCTGGTGACTGTGATGCGCAGCCACTGCCACCCGCCCGACCTGGCGGGCCTGGAGGCCCTGAGGCAGCGGGAGCAGCTCCCCAGCGTGGCCCCACAGACAGACCCAG